CGAGCTGGTGTGGAGCAAGGGCTGCTGGAAGGTCGAGAAGGTCGCGGCGCAGGTGCTCAACTCCAACACGGTGGAGGAGGACCCGGTGATCGTGAAGATGCTGGGTGACGAGCACGAGAAGGTCGTGGCGTACGTCAATCAGGTCATCGGTACGAATGCCGCCGAGATGACGTCGGTGGAGGCGCCGTACAAGGATGTGGCGATCATCGATCTGATCAACCACATCCAGGCCGACACGGTGAAGCAGGCGCTGTCCGCGACGGAGTACGGGTCGTTGCCGGTGCTGTCGCAGGCGGCCGCGTTCTCGCGGAGCGCGGTGATTCCGGCGGGGGACGTCACCATTCGGGACGTCGCAGGTCTGTACGTCTTCGAGAACACGCTGGAGGCGCGTCTGATGACGGGTGCGCAGATGAAGGCGTACCTGGAGTACTCGGCGAACTACTTCGTGCAGACGGCGGCGGACGCAGTGGTCGACCCGGCGAAGCTGACGAACGCGAACGGGACGCCGGACTACAACTACGACGCGGTGAGCGGGCTGTCGTACGAGATCGACATCGCGAAGCCGGCGGGGTCGCGCATCACGAACGTGCGGTTCGAGGGTGCTCCGCTGGCGGACGAGCAGAAGTTCGTGTTCGCGGTGAACAACTACCGGGCCAACGGTGGTGGCAACTTCCCGCATGTGGCCGCGGCGCAGTTGCTGTGGTCGAACTCGGACGAGATCCGTAACACGATGATCGCGTGGGTGAAGGCGAAGGGGTCGATCGACCCGGCCGATTTCGCTTCGGTGGACTGGAAGCTGACGCGGAACGGTACGCCGGTCTTCTAGACGTTCTAGACGGTACGCCGGTCTTCCAGGGGGAGGCGGCCGTGGCGGTTGCTGCGGCCGCCTCCCCCTTTCTTCTTTTGCCTGTCGGCTACCGCACGTCGACCAGGGGGGTGAGGGGGACGGCGGAGTCGGGCCTGCGGGCGGGTGGGATCTGCGGGTGGGGTTCGAGGCCGAAGGTGGTGAAGGCGGTGCGGCGGGGCAGGGGGTAGGGCTCCTTGTCGGTGAGGGTGTTGAGGATGGTGGCGCTGCGCCAGGCGGCGAGGCCGAGGTCGGGGGCGCCGACGCCGTGGGTGTGGAGTTCGGCGTTCTGGACGTAGACGTGGCAGCCGGCGGCGGTGACGGACGGGTCGAGGATCATGCGGAAGTTCTCGTCGACGCGGGGTCGCTCGCGGTTGTCGCGCCGCATGTACGGGTCGAGGCCGGCGAGGACGCGGTCCAGGGGGCGTTCGCGGTAGCCGGTGGCGAGGACGACGGCGTCGGTGGTGAGGCGGGAGCGGGTGCCCTGCTCGACGTGTTCGAGGTGGAGTTCGACGCGGGTGGTGGCGAGTCGGCCGGCGGTGCGGACGTGGACGCCGGGGGTGAGGACGGCGTCGGGCCAGCCGCCGTCGAGGGTGCGGCGGTAGAGCTCGTCGTGGATGGCGGCGATGGTGTCGGCGCCGATGCCTTTGTGGAGCTGCCATTGGGCGGCGACGAGCCGGTCGCGGGTGGGTTCGGCGAGGGCGTGGAAGTAGCGGGTGTAGTCGGGGGTGAAGTGTTCCAGGCCCAGCTTGGAGTACTCCATGGGGGCGAACGCCTCGGTCCGGCCGAGCCAGTGCAGTCCTTCCCGGCCTGCGGGGCGGTGGCGGAGCAGGTCGAGGAAGACTTCGGCGCCGGACTGTCCGGCGCCGATGACGGTGACGTGTGGGGCGGTCAGGAGGCGGTCGCGTTCGCCGAGGTAGTCCGCGGCGTGGACGACGGGCACGCCGGCTGCTTCGACGAGTGGCTTGAGGGGTTCGGGGACGTACGGTTCGGTGCCGACGCCGAGCACGATGTTGCGGGCGTGGGTGCGGCCGAGGGCCTCGACCTCGCCGTCGGCATCGAGTCGGCTGAAGTCGACCTCGAAGAGGTCCCGTTCGGGGTTCCAGCGGACCGAGTCGACCTGGTGGCCGAACCGGAGTCCCGGCAGGTTCTCGGCGACCCAGCGGCAGTAGGCGTCGTACTCGGCGCGTTGGATGTGGAAGCGCTCGGCGAAGTAGAACGGGAAGAGCCGGTCGCGGGTCCTGAGGTAGTTCAGGAACGACCAGGGGCTCACGGGGTCGGCGAGGGTCACCAGGTCGGCCAGGAAAGGCACTTGGACGGTGGCGCCGTCGATGAGCAGGCCGGGGTGCCAGTCGAAGCCGGGGCGCTGTTCGTAGAAGACGGCGTCGAGTTCGGCGAGGGGGTGGGCGAGGGCGGCGAGGGAGAGGTTGGCGGGTCCGATGCCGACGCCGACGAGGTCGCGGGGGGCTTCGGGGTCGGGCTGGTCGTGTGCGGGGGTGGTGCTCATGTGGGGGTGTGTCCTTCGGCGAGGCGTGCGAGGTCTACGAGCTTCAGCAGGGCGGTGAGTTCGTCCGGCCGGGCATGGGGGTTGAGCAGGGTGGCCTTGAGCCAGAGCCGGTCGTCGAGCTCGGCGCGGCCTATGACGGCCCGGCCGTCGTGGAGGAGCCGGCGGCGAACGGCTGCCACGGTCGTGTCGGGGGCTCCGGCGGGCCGGAAGAGGACCGTGCTGATGGTGGGCCGGTCGTGGAGCTCGAAGCCGGGGTGTGCCTCGACGGTGTCGGCGAAGTCCTGGGCGAGGGCGCAGACCTGGTCGACGAGTCGGCCGAGTCCGGTGCGGCCCAGGGTCTTGAGGGTGACGGCGGTCTTGAGGATGTCGGGCCGTCGGCTGGTGCGCAGTGACCGGCCGAGGAGGTCGGGCAGGCCGGCCTCGGTGTCGTCGTCGGCGTTGAGGTAGTCGGCGCGCTGGTGCAGGGCGGCGAGGTCGGCCGTGTCGCGTACGGCGAGGAGTCCGGCGGCTACCGGCTGCCAGCCCAGTTTGTGCAGGTCCAGGGTGACGGTGTGGGCGTGGGCGAGGCCGTCGAGTCGGGGCCGGTGGCGGTCGCTGAACAGGAGGCCTCCGCCGTAGGCGGCGTCGATGTGGAGCCGGGCGCCGTGGGTGTGGCACAGGTCGGCGATGGCGGGCAGGGGGTCGATGAGTCCGGCGTCGGTGGTGCCGGCGGTGGCGGCGACGAGGAGGGGGCCGGGGAGGTGGGTGAGGGCGTCGTCCAGGGCG
This genomic stretch from Streptomyces deccanensis harbors:
- a CDS encoding lysine N(6)-hydroxylase/L-ornithine N(5)-oxygenase family protein, which encodes MSTTPAHDQPDPEAPRDLVGVGIGPANLSLAALAHPLAELDAVFYEQRPGFDWHPGLLIDGATVQVPFLADLVTLADPVSPWSFLNYLRTRDRLFPFYFAERFHIQRAEYDAYCRWVAENLPGLRFGHQVDSVRWNPERDLFEVDFSRLDADGEVEALGRTHARNIVLGVGTEPYVPEPLKPLVEAAGVPVVHAADYLGERDRLLTAPHVTVIGAGQSGAEVFLDLLRHRPAGREGLHWLGRTEAFAPMEYSKLGLEHFTPDYTRYFHALAEPTRDRLVAAQWQLHKGIGADTIAAIHDELYRRTLDGGWPDAVLTPGVHVRTAGRLATTRVELHLEHVEQGTRSRLTTDAVVLATGYRERPLDRVLAGLDPYMRRDNRERPRVDENFRMILDPSVTAAGCHVYVQNAELHTHGVGAPDLGLAAWRSATILNTLTDKEPYPLPRRTAFTTFGLEPHPQIPPARRPDSAVPLTPLVDVR
- a CDS encoding pyridoxal phosphate-dependent decarboxylase family protein, with amino-acid sequence MTAPPLASGPQGPGALRPLLDTVLDALREGAGTRGGPLPAGGPEAVAAMVRDALGEPLPADGDPDALHRLVRALAAGTADPADPLCAAHLHTPPLAVAAAADLAVSVLNPSLDSWDQAPAASTLEALVTRALAEEAGAADALVTTGGTESNQLALLLARETHPGVRLVHGANAHHSLPRAAWLLGLPEPVVIPTPAGTLDPAALDDALTHLPGPLLVAATAGTTDAGLIDPLPAIADLCHTHGARLHIDAAYGGGLLFSDRHRPRLDGLAHAHTVTLDLHKLGWQPVAAGLLAVRDTADLAALHQRADYLNADDDTEAGLPDLLGRSLRTSRRPDILKTAVTLKTLGRTGLGRLVDQVCALAQDFADTVEAHPGFELHDRPTISTVLFRPAGAPDTTVAAVRRRLLHDGRAVIGRAELDDRLWLKATLLNPHARPDELTALLKLVDLARLAEGHTPT